The genomic interval CAGGCGAATAATGAAGTATGGACTTTGAACCATTTTATCAAGTGTTgtgcaaatttataaatattgaaatacgtgtttataaaatgtttcatCTATATGAAAAAGTAAAGTAGAATGGAAGTATCAGGGCGTCGAACAGTAGAAGATGACAACATCTCGCAAGGACTCATATGTCGTCCGTGCCAAGAAGACAATGTTATTCAACAGGCTCATGGATATTGCATAAACTGCAAAGAATATTTGTGTGAGACGTGTTACAAATATCACCGTCTACCAAAACCTTCCAAGGACCATGTTCTTGTTGATGGAAATATTGATGAATACCAGTCAGAAAAGGAGTTAGATCAGGCTCCTCCTTCTGTCCCAGAAAGGAAAAATGTCTATGATACAAAATGTAGAATCCATCAGAATGAGGATTTGAAATATCGCTGCAGAGCACATAACACAATTGTCTGCAGCGTGTGTGCTTTAAAACAACACAAAGAATGTAAGAACGTAGATTACATTCCTGAAATCTGTGACTCTGAAAGTAGGCTTCTGGTGGAAAAAATCGAATATGTCGAGGGAAAAGTTGAATATATACTTAAGCAAGATAGAGAGGCTTTACAACTCGCGGAGGAATCGTACGAGTCAGCGTTGTCTGCCCTCAAAACACAGAGATGCCagataaatagatattttgaAGAAACCGAAAAACAAATCAGCGATAAAATGTTGAGTTTTCGCGAGAAAAGCAAGAAACGAGAGGAGGAAACGCTCGGAATTGATCAGAAACTAAAAGCTGTAAGTATATAACTTTCTAGCATAACACACGCAAGTCTATAAATAATAAGCACTATTTAAGAAGCAGCAGATAACACTAATCATGTTATTCGGACAGGAAATGATTAACCACAGTGAGAATAGTTTTATCATTGTCTGTGGTAGCCTGACAAATACGGTCAAGTACGGGCGAGCAAATGGGTAGGACCTCTAATCTTCTATAAGTTAGACTGATTGCTTCCTCATATGACGACTCGAGCGAGACTCAAAACCGCAGAGATGATAAATGATTCCAATCCCACAACCGTAACCTTAAACACTCGGTCGCGGAAACCTCATTTATAAATTGACAGAACGTTAATGAAGTAGAATAAAAAATAGGGTTTTAGGATCTTTAACTATAATTGATGTGGCTGGACGTTAATGATGCATTTTTGTTGAAAATCGCTCTTACTTGCAATTTATGAAAATAACACCATGTGTTGTCAATCAGTATTGACCAAATGGTTCAACATGAAAAtcctttttgtaatttttatttccATAGTAAAAATGGTGTAATTTTATTTGATAGGCGGatcaattcaatatttaaattagATTCTTGATCACGTGAGATTTTGTTTATTCAATAGCGAATAAAAACTGGGTAATCATCAGTACATGAAAAAGATGAAGAAAGTATAAATGTAATtcgaaaattaaaataaagatgaGTTACGCCACGTTTCTTATTTCAACTAAAAAATTGGCGGAAATCCATGAACtcgatataaatattttcttgactTTGTTTGATACTTAGTTTGAGTAATTGTATGAGTCTTAACAATGACCCAAAACATCAATAGAACGTCTATGTATAACTGCTTGTAGGTCTGTAACCTGTTGTGTATCCAGTTGCATCAGCGTGGCGCGTAGTATTGACTTTCTAACATGTATttcacatgtttaaataaaaataccgTGAGTTCATGCGGTTATTGTTTAAATTCGTATTGATCAACAACCCCGCCCCCTCCCACAATCTTTTAAAAGCATACAGATAAAACCCTGTACATGCAAAACTACAGCTCTTTATTCCAAATGTAACACCCTCTACACAATTATCATGTCTATAAAACTCATATGACATTACATTTTGTTGcagtatatatgtataataattatatacttgCGGACTTTTCCAACTTGACcgttttgtatttcaaatacaTCGTAAGTTTTAAAACACGTTTTCATCCAATCATCTGCCAACACTCATATGATATTGGAAAAATTACTGAGCCAGGGATTGCACTCGCGAACTGTATTATGTGGAACATAGTCTAGGAGTTAATGGAAGTTTTACccataaatgtatttattgagGTCAGAAAACACTTAAATGCCACATTGCTTCTTCATCGACAAGTGCAAGCAAGCCGGAATGATACAAAGAGGAGCTAATgactaaaaagaaatatttggaaTTGTCAAGTCTTGTTATGTTCCACggttgttttcttcattttttagtaaatttatttAGAAAGCCTTTCTGCCTGAATGTTTGGCCGCATCATTAAGCGCAACAGTTCAACTTTGAACTTAAGCTCCCTGAGAATGGACAAACACTGGCCGCAATTTATCAGAATTAATCTTTTTTCCCCAAGAAACCGTGTCTTATAGAACTGGTTTaattgtatttagttaaattGGTGTCTAGTTGAAAATGTCTATAAGAATAGATTGGTGTTTATAAAGACTTCAAATGAGCCACATATACCTGTCCAGTAAATTACCGGTTTGATGTTATTACACTGACAACACTACGAACCATTTATAATGCAAATCTATCTCACTTTTGATGCTATTTTGGAAACTTTATTTTCTACGTACATACAGTGATATTTAGTGTtctaaatttcagaaaaaaatgcttcTGGCCGCAGCAACGCCTAGTTCTGAAATAGAAAACTATATTTCAATAAGCAAAACAGAAGACGAAGTGAATAACATAAATGCGAAATTACAAGGAGTGTTTGGTCGTGCACGTCTGACCATATCTTATAATCCTCATCAGCCATTGCAAGTATTGGGAGAGGCTATAGTTGAGCAACAAGAAGGAGATGTAGGAACTAGGAAACTGAAACTTCTTAGAAAGGTGAATATTGCTGGAGGGAAGGCACACTGCGGTATAATAGATGTGACAATGCTCCCAAACAATCGAGTTTTACTGATACTTGTGGATCGTATAAACAGTAGACTTATAATTATATCGAAGGAATACAATGTGTCCTTTCATCAAGTTCCATCAGAACCCTGGGGTGTTACATATATATCGGATACAAAGATAGCAGTTTCGTTTGTTGAATGTGAACAAGTACAAATCATTAAGGTCATTACTGTCAAGGATACTATCTCTTTAAAAAATCGAAAATCTTTCAAAGTTTTAGGGAAACCTCTGGGGATCAGATATCGTAAATCTGACTGTTCACTGCTCATTGCTTTTAACAACTCCCAAAGATATACCCTAGAGTATTGGTCTTTAGACGGAAACTATCTGCGTACTGTCGCTTCATGCGAATACAGTATTAACTTTATAACTCTTACAGCCGATGAGAAAATACTATATTCATCTGCTGAAAAGCATCTTGTCTGTTTGCTTGAGCCAGATGGTAAAGTGTTGAAATCTTTTCAATATGCTGATGATGACAGTATGTGTGGACCTTATGGAATTGCGTCTGATGCGTTTGAAAATATCTATGTTTGTGGACAAATGCGTTTACGTGTCGTATCAAAAGAAGGGAAATGGGAACAAATTCTTGCTCAAGAAGACGGATTTGCTCCAATGTCTATACTTTCCTGTGACAAAACGAAAATACTTTTTGTTTGTCAAGCCAAAAGGTATGAAGATGTGCTTGTGTTTCAGATTTGAAGCATGTAGAATTTAAGAAGTGCTTGATGAGGACTTGTGTTGGTGttttaggcataggaaatatAGAGCTCAATATAACTGCCTGTTCTGTGTtgcaaaagtgcttctattgtgacatttttataCAAGCAAAACttactgatatttcattttaatatcggcttgttaaaagttattttgttaCCATAGGTAAGCTGACAAAATCATATGAAGAAGGTTttaaagggtaaatcaaacacatatgaataaagtattaaaacttctgttatttatattaacaaaactatcataaatttcacttttgtaaaatcattttaggttatttcaaggacttagaaatcaatttctagacttttaataaatatatatttctatcattgaaaattaaattgTCTATTTTTATTAGATAAAAGCGATAACTTTGTATATAAACGGAGAGCAAACAGTCAGAATAACAATTTTAAAGCTAGactgttttgggttttttatgaTTATTCTAAACATTTATATTAGACAAAACTATTTTCAAGAATTATCTTAATTCCGtcgaaataaagaacaaaaacgtAAGTGCTACATTCTTTCACGTGAATAATATGACCCTCTGATTACACCGTTGGCATAGCGggggaaaatgtttaaaaaaaatgttttcactatGCATCAACCGtaacaaatattgtcaaaatgtataatcaaACATTGCAACGGAAGGAAAAGGGTTGAATTTTGAGGAAAGAACTTCTTAGGGTTGTTTATCTAACTGACGACTCAGAACGGATTTTCTTTACCTTATGTACTTTACTCCCAGTAAGTTTTCTGTACTTTTTGAATTGGTTGCCCCTGACCATAGACATATGACAGATAACAGCATCAAAGAAACAGCGTATCCAGATCTAAGTtcatttgcaaaactaaacacaattATTAGCAAAAGATGAGTCATCCATGCATTTAAAGATTTAtcattgcaaaataaaacaacgcTAAGACATTTAGATTTAAGGGGAAAAGCAACTATCAGTGAAATCAAATTGAAAGGCATATGTATAACATAGGCAATTATGCAATACAGCGGgcattgaaaaagaaaacaaagttggaaaacacggggaggaactgttacacgagactcggttgtggtggatatcatgttacagatgtAGGATGCTGCTGCTACAGTTTTCCCGGATAACCTTACAGCATATGTAGGATAATAATCGCTGATGGTGGTTTGTTGACCAATGATTGGtcaagatttatctcttttttgcaaaagtataaattgtatttctagatcaatggtatgtacgtCATTTGAGACATGAATTAACATGCGAAACACATTATACTGAATTCTATCAAGCGTTTTATGAGTCTCAGAGTACtcgaaattttgatataaaattatcaaaaaggaattgattaaaagatatttcaaccaCATTTTttgctcatttgcatcgataaaatACCCTTTCAGGTATGcacttataatacgaggtagaaaaactACTGTGGctctaatttttcgtggttttataaaatgttacagttaAGCATGATATGTTATAGTT from Mercenaria mercenaria strain notata chromosome 2, MADL_Memer_1, whole genome shotgun sequence carries:
- the LOC123563924 gene encoding uncharacterized protein LOC123563924 — its product is MEVSGRRTVEDDNISQGLICRPCQEDNVIQQAHGYCINCKEYLCETCYKYHRLPKPSKDHVLVDGNIDEYQSEKELDQAPPSVPERKNVYDTKCRIHQNEDLKYRCRAHNTIVCSVCALKQHKECKNVDYIPEICDSESRLLVEKIEYVEGKVEYILKQDREALQLAEESYESALSALKTQRCQINRYFEETEKQISDKMLSFREKSKKREEETLGIDQKLKAKKMLLAAATPSSEIENYISISKTEDEVNNINAKLQGVFGRARLTISYNPHQPLQVLGEAIVEQQEGDVGTRKLKLLRKVNIAGGKAHCGIIDVTMLPNNRVLLILVDRINSRLIIISKEYNVSFHQVPSEPWGVTYISDTKIAVSFVECEQVQIIKVITVKDTISLKNRKSFKVLGKPLGIRYRKSDCSLLIAFNNSQRYTLEYWSLDGNYLRTVASCEYSINFITLTADEKILYSSAEKHLVCLLEPDGKVLKSFQYADDDSMCGPYGIASDAFENIYVCGQMRLRVVSKEGKWEQILAQEDGFAPMSILSCDKTKILFVCQAKRYEDVLVFQI